CTTTTATCCTATGGTTTTATTTAATATGTTACAATACTTAAGCATTCTAACATAAGGAAAATAATCATTAACGATGTTCAGTGGTCTAATCCATCAAATAGCTAAAGTGAAAAGTTTCCACAACAATATTTTAAGCATAGAGAGCGATCTCAATCCCAAGCTTGGCGATAGCATTGCGATTAATGGGGCATGTTTGACCGCCATAGAAAGTTCAAAAACGCATTTTAGCGTGGAATTGAGCCAAAAAACCCAAAACAGCGTGGCGTTAGAAAATTACAAGGATTTAGTCCATATTGAGCCAGCCCTAAAAGCCGATGCGAGTTTGGATGGGCATTTTGTGCAAGGGCATATTGATGCTATCGGAGTGATTGAAAAAATCATTCACAACGCTAATCAAGTGGATTTTTTCATCAGCGCTTCTAAAGAAACGCTTTTATTGTGCGTTGAGCAAGGCTCTATCGCCATTGATGGGGTGAGTTTGACTTTAAGCAAGGTAGAAGAAAAGGGGTTTTGGCTAACGATTATCCCTTACACTTTAGAAAACACCCTTTTTAAGACTTATAAACTCAAACGGCGCGTGAATATTGAAACGGACATGTTAGTCCGCAGCGTTGCGTCTATTTTGAAAAAAACAAAAGGGTTTGAAAAAAATTTCTCTTGGAATGACGCGGATGCCTTGACTTTAGGGTATTAGATGAATAAAACCATAAAAGCCGCCGCTCTAGCCTATAACATGGGACAAGATCATGCCCCAAAAGTGATCGCAAGCGGGGTGGGCGAAGTGGCTAAAAGGATCATTCAAAAAGCTAAGGAATACGATATAGCACTCTTTTCTAACCCCATGCTGGTGGATTCGCTTTTGAAGGTGGAATTAGATTGCGCGATACCTGAAGAATTGTATGAAAGCGTGGTGCAAGTGTTTTTATGGCTCAATAGCGTGGAAAATAACGCGCAAATGTCCAAGTGATTGGGATGTAAAGTTAAAACGATGGTAGTAGAATTAAAAAACATTGAAAAGATTTATGAAAACGGGTTTCATGCTCTAAAAGGCGTGAATTTGGAATTAAAAAAAGGCGATATTTTAGGCGTGATAGGCTATTCAGGGGCGGGGAAATCCACGCTCATTCGCCTGATCAATTGCTTGGAGCGTCCTAGTTCTGGCGAGGTTTTAGTCAATGGGGTCAATCTGTTAAACTTAAAGCCTAAAGAATTGCAAAAAGCGCGCCAGAAAATAGGCATGATTTTCCAGCATTTCAATTTATTGAGCGCTAAAGATGTGTTTGAAAATGTCGCTTTCGCTTTAGAAATCGCCCGATGGGAAAAAACTAAGATTAAATCAAGGGTGCATGAATTGTTGGAATTAGTGGGGTTAGAAGATAAAATGCATTTTTATCCTAAACAGCTAAGCGGTGGGCAAAAGCAACGAGTGGCGATCGCTAGGAGTTTAGCGAATTGCCCTGATTTGTTGCTTTGCGATGAAGCCACATCCGCACTGGATTCTAAAACCACGCATTCTATTTTAACGCTTTTAAGCGGCATTCAAAAAAAGCTTGATTTGAGCATCGTTTTCATCACGCATGAAATTGAAGTGGTTAAAGAATTGTGCAACCAAATGTGTGTGATCAGCAGCGGCGAAATCGTGGAAAGAGGCTCGGTGGAAGAAATTTTTGCTAACCCTAAACATGCCGTTACTAAAGAATTGCTTGGTATCAAAAACGAGCATGCGGATCAAAAATCGCAAGACATTTATCGCATCGTGTTTTTAGGGGAGCATTTAGACGAGCCGATCATTTCTAATTTGATCAGGCGTTTTAAAATAGATGTGAGCATCATTTCAGGCAATATTGAAGAGCTTACGACTAAAGATATAGGGTATTTAGTGGTGCGGTTTTTAGGCAGTGTTGCAGAGACTCAAAGGGCTTTAGAGTATTTAAACGCTTTAGGCTTACAAGTGGAAAAATTAAAGGATTAAAATGATTTCTCAAATGCTCATTCAAGCCACGCTAGAAACGCTTTATATGGTGTTTGTGGCGAGCTTTTTGGCGGTTGTTTTTGGCTTGCCTTTGGGGGTTTTATTGTTAGTGAGTAAAAAAGGGCATTTGTTAAACAAACCCCTTTTGCATAAAATTTTAGACACTTCTATCAACATGACTCGCTCTTTCCCTTTTATCATTTTGATTATTTTGCTCTTGCCTTTATCGCGCTTTTTGATTGGCACAAGCATTGGCTCTAGCGCGAGCATTATCCCGTTAGCCATTTCAGCCATCCCTTTTGTCGCAAAGCTTTTTGAAAATTCTTTAATGGAAGTAGAGCATGGCAAGATTGAAACCACTTTAAGTTTGGGAGCGTCTCATTTGGAAGTCATTAAAATGATGCTTTTAGAGAGCCTGCCCTCTTTAGTGAACAATATCACCATTACCTTAATTTCTTTAATAGGCTATTCGGCTATGGCGGGAGCGTTAGGGGCTGGGGGCTTGGGGGATTTAGCCATTAGGATTGGCTATCAAAGTTATAGGGGCGATGTGCTTTTTTATGCGGTGGTCGTGATCATTGTTTTAGTGCAAATCATTCAAAGCGCGGGGGATTATGTGGTGAAACGCCTAAGAAAGCATAAGTATTAGGGATTTGGCTCTCATCAAATACGAATATTCAAAGCCAACTTTAATACGCTTTTTAAAGGGGATTTTTACGCTTTGTTTATGGTAAAACCCCACTTTCTAAAGAACGCTTTTAAAAGGTTATCATTCAAACTGAATTAGAGCCTTTTACGATGAATATTTAATTAAATTCTCATGCAACAATGGGCTTTATTTTGCGCCGTTGATAAATTTATCCATCTGTTTTTCTAAGTCTATGATTTGCGTTATCGCTCCTTCTAAAATTTCAAAATTTTTAGCGTTTTTTGGGGTAATGCATGCGAGTTTGTTGGAAGCTTTTTCTAACGATTGGATGTCTTTAAGCAAGGTTTTTAAAACTTCTACGCTTTTAAAATCCTTTTCAAAATAGTCATCAAATTGCCGTTCTGTTTGAGACAAGTTCTCTAAAAAAGCGCTTTGAAGGCGTATTTGAGTGCGATCATGCCCGGTTTCTATGCAGGTTTTATAAGCTTGATGGATCGCAGTCAAAACTTCTTGGGCTTTCAAAAAA
This DNA window, taken from Helicobacter pylori, encodes the following:
- the metI gene encoding methionine ABC transporter permease, which encodes MISQMLIQATLETLYMVFVASFLAVVFGLPLGVLLLVSKKGHLLNKPLLHKILDTSINMTRSFPFIILIILLLPLSRFLIGTSIGSSASIIPLAISAIPFVAKLFENSLMEVEHGKIETTLSLGASHLEVIKMMLLESLPSLVNNITITLISLIGYSAMAGALGAGGLGDLAIRIGYQSYRGDVLFYAVVVIIVLVQIIQSAGDYVVKRLRKHKY
- a CDS encoding FlhB-like flagellar biosynthesis protein produces the protein MNKTIKAAALAYNMGQDHAPKVIASGVGEVAKRIIQKAKEYDIALFSNPMLVDSLLKVELDCAIPEELYESVVQVFLWLNSVENNAQMSK
- a CDS encoding methionine ABC transporter ATP-binding protein translates to MVVELKNIEKIYENGFHALKGVNLELKKGDILGVIGYSGAGKSTLIRLINCLERPSSGEVLVNGVNLLNLKPKELQKARQKIGMIFQHFNLLSAKDVFENVAFALEIARWEKTKIKSRVHELLELVGLEDKMHFYPKQLSGGQKQRVAIARSLANCPDLLLCDEATSALDSKTTHSILTLLSGIQKKLDLSIVFITHEIEVVKELCNQMCVISSGEIVERGSVEEIFANPKHAVTKELLGIKNEHADQKSQDIYRIVFLGEHLDEPIISNLIRRFKIDVSIISGNIEELTTKDIGYLVVRFLGSVAETQRALEYLNALGLQVEKLKD
- the ribE gene encoding riboflavin synthase, whose product is MFSGLIHQIAKVKSFHNNILSIESDLNPKLGDSIAINGACLTAIESSKTHFSVELSQKTQNSVALENYKDLVHIEPALKADASLDGHFVQGHIDAIGVIEKIIHNANQVDFFISASKETLLLCVEQGSIAIDGVSLTLSKVEEKGFWLTIIPYTLENTLFKTYKLKRRVNIETDMLVRSVASILKKTKGFEKNFSWNDADALTLGY